A genomic segment from Glycine soja cultivar W05 chromosome 20, ASM419377v2, whole genome shotgun sequence encodes:
- the LOC114401584 gene encoding ABC transporter G family member 8-like gives MEDPSESPPPLKTYKLTATSISYTKSTTTKPSFSSLFFTPCTNTPPTYILKDISLTALPSQILAVVGPSGAGKSTLLDILAARTLPSHGTLLLNSAPLVPSTFRKLSSYVPQHDHCLPLLTVSETFLFAAKLLKPKTSNLAATVSSLLSELRLTHLSNTRLAHGLSGGERRRVSIGLSLLHDPAVLLLDEPTSGLDSTSAFKVMRILKQTCTTRNRTIILSIHQPSFKILACIDRILLLSKGTVVHHGSVATLHAFLHSSGFTVPHQLNALEYAMEILSQLNEVKPVTPPSIPESPQSSISTSSVSEGGARSSREIIRYRSSRVHEIFTLYSRFWKIIYRTRQLLLTNTAEALLVGLVLGTIYINIGFDKEGIEKRFGLFAFTLTFLLSSTTETLPIFINERPILLRETSSGVYRLSSYLIANTLVFLPYLFVIAVIYSIPVYFLVGLCASWLSFAYFVLVIWVIVLMANSFALFLSSLAPNYIAGTSLLTVLLAAFFLFSGYFISKESLPKYWLFMHFFSMYKYALDALLINEYSCLVSRCLIWYQENEQCMVTGGDVLQKRGLKESERWTNVYFLLGFFLLYRVLCFLVLARRVSRSKT, from the coding sequence ATGGAAGACCCCTCAGAATCCCCACCACCCCTTAAAACCTACAAACTAACAGCCACATCAATCTCCTACACCAAATCCACCACCACCAAACCCTCATTCTCTTCACTTTTCTTCACCCCATGCACCAACACCCCACCAACCTACATCCTCAAAGACATCTCCCTGACCGCCCTCCCCTCCCAAATCCTGGCCGTGGTGGGCCCCAGCGGCGCCGGAAAATCCACCCTCCTCGACATCCTCGCCGCCCGCACCCTCCCCTCCCACGGCACCCTCCTCCTCAACTCCGCCCCTCTCGTCCCCTCCACCTTCCGCAAGCTCTCCTCCTATGTCCCCCAACACGACCACTGCCTCCCCCTCCTCACCGTCTCCGAAACCTTCCTCTTCGCCGCAAAGCTCCTCAAACCCAAAACCTCCAACCTCGCCGCCACCGTCTCCTCCCTCCTCTCCGAACTCCGACTCACGCACCTTTCCAACACTCGCCTCGCGCATGGCCTCTCCGGCGGAGAACGCAGAAGGGTCTCCATTGGCCTCAGCCTCCTCCACGATCCCGCGGTGCTACTCCTCGACGAACCCACTTCGGGGCTCGACAGCACTTCAGCCTTCAAAGTAATGCGAATTCTAAAGCAAACGTGCACCACTCGCAACAGAACCATCATTCTCTCCATTCACCAACCCAGCTTCAAGATCCTCGCTTGCATTGATAGGATCTTGCTGCTCTCCAAAGGAACCGTGGTTCATCATGGTAGCGTTGCCACCTTGCACGCGTTCTTGCACTCCAGTGGCTTCActgttcctcaccaactcaacgCGCTGGAATATGCTATGGAGATTTTGAGCCAGTTGAATGAGGTGAAGCCTGTTACTCCCCCGAGTATTCCTGAATCGCCTCAAAGTTCAATTTCAACGAGTTCCGTTTCTGAGGGTGGAGCTAGGAGTAGTAGAGAGATCATCAGGTATAGAAGCTCTAGGGTTCATGAGATTTTCACTCTTTATAGCAGGTTTTGGAAGATTATCTACAGAACTAGACAACTTCTTTTGACCAACACAGCTGAAGCACTTCTCGTGGGGCTTGTGTTGGGAACTATTTATATCAATATAGGGTTTGATAAAGAAGGGATTGAGAAAAGGTTTGGTCTCTTTGCCTTCACTCTCACGTTTCTCTTATCCTCCACAACTGAAACCCTTCCTATTTTCATCAACGAGAGACCGATCTTGTTGAGAGAAACTTCGAGTGGGGTTTATAGGCTTTCGTCTTATCTCATTGCAAACACGCTTGTTTTCTTGCCCTACTTGTTCGTTATTGCTGTTATATATTCTATTCCAGTTTATTTCTTGGTGGGTCTTTGTGCTTCGTGGCTTTCTTTTGCTTACTTTGTTTTGGTCATTTGGGTCATTGTTCTCATGGCAAACTCGTTCGCTCTCTTCTTGAGCTCTCTTGCACCGAACTACATTGCTGGGACTTCGCTCCTAACGGTGCTTCTCGCAgcgttttttctcttctctggGTATTTTATCTCCAAGGAAAGCTTGCCCAAGTACTGGCTCTTCATGCATTTCTTCTCTATGTATAAATACGCTCTTGATGCCCTTCTCATCAACGAGTACTCGTGTTTGGTGTCACGGTGTTTGATATGGTACCAAGAGAATGAACAGTGCATGGTGACTGGTGGTGACGTGTTGCAGAAGAGAGGGCTCAAGGAGAGTGAAAGGTGGACCAACGTGTACTTCTTGCTCGGGTTCTTTCTGCTGTATCGTGTGCTTTGCTTCTTGGTTTTGGCTAGAAGGGTTTCAAGATCGAAAACTTAA
- the LOC114402551 gene encoding probable membrane-associated kinase regulator 5, whose translation MDALNFLKFWRNATTTTTSEPHLVVETDTESDEEDSFFDLELTLHDFHNKENTTTTKIDDDPKQTTTTTTTELKSICSKDDELSKIDNDVPRKTPLPMSSPPEPISKRKVLPIEPISKPQSPIALLRSAPSFRIFMFRKRNRAPPQKTEHSVNETKVFAVKLSVDDFRSSPALSRDNSTRSLRSKVRGLSYEEPKPERFSKEVLRKYLKLIKPLYVKVSKRYSDKVRFSGEGFATSPSSSPSVASVSSRTEKQGKGMTVVSKHLGKSRSASSTVVGVGSPAKRSDDTLQQQLDGIQSAILHCKRSFNSREGSMYSVRKSFDGERGAKV comes from the exons atggATGCTTTGAACTTCCTCAAGTTCTGGAGAAACGCCACCACGACCACAACCTCCGAACCCCACCTCGTGGTAGAAACCGACACCGAATCCGACGAAGAAGACTCATTCTTCGACTTGGAGCTCACGCTACACGATTTCCACAACAAAGAAAACACCACCACAACCAAAATCGACGACGACCCAAAACaaacgacaacaacaacaacaaccgaACTCAAAAGTATTTGCTCCAAAGATGACGAACTCAGCAAAATAGACAATGACGTTCCGCGAAAAACACCGCTTCCCATGTCTTCTCCTCCCGAACCTATCTCCAAACGTAAGGTCCTCCCAATCGAACCTATCTCCAAACCTCAGTCCCCCATTGCACTTCTCAGGTCCGCTCCTAGCTTCAGAATTTTCATGTTCAGAAAACGAAATAGAGCTCCTCCGCAGAAAACGGAGCACTCTGTTAACGAAACAAAAGTCTTCGCGGTGAAGCTAAGCGTCGACGATTTTCGTTCCTCTCCTGCGCTCAGCAGAGACAACAGCACGAGAAGCTTAAGGAGCAAGGTTCGGGGTTTGAGCTACGAGGAACCCAAGCCGGAGCGGTTTTCAAAGGAGGTGTTGCGGAAGTACCTGAAGCTGATTAAGCCGCTATATGTTAAAGTTTCGAAGAGATATAGTGACAAGGTGAGATTCTCCGGCGAGGGTTTCGCGACGTCTCCGTCATCGTCGCCGTCGGTGGCCTCTGTTTCTTCGAGAACGGAGAAACAGGGGAAGGGGATGACAGTGGTTTCGAAGCATTTGGGGAAGAGTAGGTCGGCGTCGTCGACGGTGGTCGGAGTTGGTTCTCCGGCGAAGAGGAGCGATGATACGCTGCAGCAGCAGCTTGATGGGATCCAAAGCGCCATTCTTCACTGCAAAAGGTCCTTCAACTCCAGAg AAGGATCAATGTATTCGGTGAGAAAATCATTTGATGGTGAACGTGGGGCAAAAGTGTAA